From Staphylococcus sp. M0911, a single genomic window includes:
- a CDS encoding YIP1 family protein, with translation MEQTNTTQPEASQSNLPFVDHFRKIRQNPKWLVKLIIFIVLTFVSMALALNITDNTKALKQAGLSQSEIDKQNQFNVATFIGQSIGAIIFGLLITFVIFLVISKIMKSDASAIQIFSATISYSIITVVFTIIVYGIQALFGLTIPETQLDSLNVFDKGNNYLVPFSLSNLLSAYLIFAVYFGTSKLSKKASIIWAVVALVLTIGFGLIGAGMQDSMQSLSGM, from the coding sequence ATGGAACAAACGAATACAACACAACCTGAAGCATCACAATCTAACTTACCTTTTGTAGACCATTTTAGAAAGATACGACAAAATCCAAAATGGCTTGTAAAGTTAATCATATTTATTGTTTTAACTTTTGTATCTATGGCATTAGCATTAAATATTACAGATAATACCAAAGCCTTGAAGCAAGCAGGTTTAAGTCAATCTGAAATTGATAAGCAAAACCAATTTAATGTAGCAACTTTTATCGGGCAATCTATTGGAGCAATTATTTTTGGATTACTAATAACTTTCGTTATCTTCTTAGTTATTTCAAAAATTATGAAATCTGATGCAAGTGCTATTCAGATTTTTTCCGCTACAATTTCATATTCAATAATTACAGTAGTTTTTACAATTATCGTATACGGTATTCAAGCCTTGTTTGGTTTAACTATTCCAGAAACACAATTAGATAGTCTCAATGTATTTGATAAAGGAAATAATTACTTAGTACCATTCAGTTTATCTAACTTATTATCAGCTTATTTAATATTTGCAGTTTATTTTGGTACTAGTAAATTATCTAAAAAAGCATCTATTATTTGGGCAGTAGTTGCCTTAGTATTAACTATTGGCTTTGGCTTAATTGGTGCAGGTATGCAGGATTCTATGCAAAGTTTATCTGGCATGTAA
- a CDS encoding NDxxF motif lipoprotein: MRYKRLTSVLLTSSLILGACSGHDDHEKINKNDDEKLPPIPKKVFVDQKSNKQLSEKELKKSIKTYLNTNKDLADNITDLGSETKLNKKDKKKLNKLQHMSKENDQNFEDYIRKNELPKGYKKGTELTGKYTKETNEYLNQLTSKLQKLDKKDTKEIDKLNSKYKDKVNGKQQKKVEKFLKDKDIETKAFEK; the protein is encoded by the coding sequence ATGCGTTATAAAAGGCTAACATCGGTATTACTTACGTCATCTTTGATATTAGGAGCATGTTCTGGACACGATGATCATGAAAAGATAAATAAAAATGACGATGAAAAGTTACCACCTATTCCTAAGAAAGTGTTTGTAGATCAAAAATCAAATAAGCAATTATCTGAAAAGGAATTAAAGAAAAGTATTAAGACATACTTAAATACGAATAAGGATTTAGCAGACAATATTACTGATTTAGGTTCAGAAACTAAACTCAATAAAAAAGATAAAAAGAAACTAAATAAATTACAACATATGTCTAAAGAAAATGACCAAAACTTTGAAGATTATATTAGAAAAAATGAGTTACCAAAAGGATATAAAAAGGGCACGGAATTAACAGGAAAATATACTAAAGAAACCAATGAATATTTAAATCAATTAACTTCAAAATTACAAAAGTTAGATAAAAAAGATACAAAAGAAATCGATAAATTAAATTCAAAATATAAAGATAAAGTGAATGGTAAACAACAGAAGAAAGTAGAGAAGTTCTTAAAAGATAAAGATATTGAAACAAAAGCATTTGAAAAGTAA
- a CDS encoding helix-turn-helix transcriptional regulator, with the protein MNISHQIKLCRENKGYSQEYLAEKLYVSRQTISNWENERSYPDVHNLIMMCELFNVSLDDLVQGEIHMEQRELVKKKFDFWTYIMLILLIGSLILLGPLIVYLSWWGFAIFLLLYLVGIYAGGNVDKIKYKNDMDNYDRIVAFMNGKDPNEVNVSKRRAVLTDIIIFILVSGGYGAIGGLSIYLAFKFL; encoded by the coding sequence ATGAATATAAGCCATCAAATTAAATTATGCAGGGAAAATAAAGGATATTCTCAAGAATATTTAGCTGAGAAACTATATGTATCTAGACAAACTATTTCGAATTGGGAAAATGAGCGTAGTTATCCAGATGTACATAACTTAATAATGATGTGTGAGTTATTCAATGTGTCCTTGGATGATCTAGTTCAAGGAGAAATTCATATGGAGCAAAGAGAATTAGTAAAAAAGAAGTTTGATTTTTGGACGTATATAATGTTAATACTTCTGATAGGTTCACTGATATTATTAGGGCCCTTAATTGTGTATTTAAGTTGGTGGGGCTTTGCTATATTTTTATTATTGTATTTGGTCGGGATATATGCAGGAGGAAATGTTGACAAAATTAAATATAAAAATGACATGGATAATTACGATAGAATTGTTGCATTTATGAATGGAAAAGATCCTAATGAAGTAAATGTTAGTAAACGAAGAGCAGTCTTAACTGATATTATCATCTTTATTCTAGTAAGTGGTGGCTATGGAGCAATAGGAGGGCTAAGTATTTATTTAGCTTTTAAATTTTTGTAA